A window from Cryptomeria japonica chromosome 1, Sugi_1.0, whole genome shotgun sequence encodes these proteins:
- the LOC131028297 gene encoding polygalacturonase At1g48100 — protein MSLQRKVYAIFVILIVLGASEKCSGTRVVRTKAQLLNSLNEKYDGNSNVVDVTSFGAKGNGVTDDTKAFEAVWQAACSKASTTVRVPAGHRFLLGPVTFSGPCQSHIIFQVDGSIISHLNQHAWASNLLQWINFSKLNGITIVGNGVIEGQGAAWWKLSQYDDESQESSDFGSSLLSVRPTAMRFYGSYDVSVQGITIQNSPQCHLKFDSCTSVKVAGVTISSPADSPRTDGIHLQNSRDVEIHHSSMACGDDCVSIQTGCSGIRVHNINCGPGHGISIGGLGKDGTKACVSNVSVYDSNIQDAFNGVRIKTWQGGVGSVKGVSFSNIQVSNVRVPIDIDQFYCDKNACPNKTSNVFITDVTYEKIIGTYVDKPLYFACSNDVPCTDLKLINIQLKPAVAYHNDPFCWNSYGQSSLQSTVDCLRSGRPLNDPARTQSRADAC, from the exons ATGTCTCTACAAAGAAAAGTTTATGCTATCTTTGTTATATTAATTGTATTGGGGGCGAGTGAGAAATGCTCAGGCACAAGGGTAGTGAGAACCAAAGCCCAGCTTCTTAATTCTTTGaatgaaaaatatgatgggaatTCGAACGTGGTGGACGTTACATCATTTGGAGCAAAGGGCAATGGAGTGACTGATGATACTAAG GCTTTTGAGGCAGTGTGGCAAGCAGCGTGCTCCAAGGCATCCACAACTGTTCGCGTCCCTGCTGGTCACCGCTTTCTACTTGGGCCTGTCACCTTCTCCGGACCCTGCCAATCTCACATAATCTTTCAG GTTGATGGAAGTATAATTTCACACTTGAATCAGCACGCCTGGGCTTCTAATTTGTTGCAATGGATTAATTTTTCAAAACTAAATGGGATTACGATAGTGGGTAATGGAGTTATTGAGGGACAAGGAGCGGCTTGGTGGAAGCTTTCCCAATACGACGATGAGTCTCAGGAGAGCAGCGATTTCGGAAGCAGTTTGCTGAGCGTGAGGCCCACG GCAATGAGATTCTACGGAAGCTATGACGTGAGCGTACAGGGCATCACAATACAAAACAGTCCACAATGTCACCTCAAATTTGATAGTTGCACTTCTGTAAAAGTAGCTGGTGTGACAATCTCCTCTCCAGCAGACAGTCCGCGCACAGACGGAATTCATCTTCAAAACTCTCGTGATGTTGAAATCCACCATTCTTCCATGGCATGTG GAGATGATTGCGTTTCGATCCAAACAGGCTGCTCAGGCATCCGCGTCCACAACATCAATTGCGGCCCTGGTCACGGTATAAG TATTGGAGGACTTGGAAAAGATGGAACGAAGGCCTGCGTTTCCAACGTGAGCGTCTACGACAGCAACATCCAAGATGCTTTCAATGGCGTCCGCATCAAAACATGGCAG GGTGGAGTTGGGTCGGTGAAAGGCGTGTCATTCTCCAACATACAAGTTTCGAACGTGAGGGTTCCTATTGATATCGATCAATTCTACTGTGATAAAAATGCGTGCCCCAATAAAACATCCAATGTATTTATAACGGACGTGACATACGAAAAGATCATCGGGACATATGTGGACAAACCACTTTATTTCGCCTGTAGCAATGATGTTCCATGCACTGATTTGAAGTTGATCAACATTCAACTAAAACCTGCGGTTGCATACCATAACGATCCCTTCTGTTGGAATAGCTATGGGCAATCAAGTTTACAATCCACTGTTGATTGCCTGCGTTCTGGAAGACCCCTCAACGATCCCGCCCGCACTCAATCACGCGCAGATGCGTGCTAA
- the LOC131028271 gene encoding potassium channel KAT3-like yields the protein MRLPCFPMSIVQCSLEMNLVGCLRSRVMVFWLRCPMSSQAMGPSQGLTVLRRFLRPMWEVPLSLVVFVDLKKKGSVWSWQSMAILERLSSTHSPYSLGSTLARVCSLLKMERIYLDVNGLSGPYTISCEGVFVFLRDLPLNLETGLVKFFPILVCPPSMVEEIFLCWSMTILWVFLIYSLSSLSEVALSPIEVEIWWLAAVEFLLAMRVSSRLKFCLLSIPIEVDLFPIEVGRWWEKVFWVRMLLELLVEATYHFFHGQGLVFFNHAFQFLLGLLDASNFKGPSLANVGFWLRVSCTIATTSPGKIMAGRRRSGDFFDSISSGFLPALGSLAHDSNNPHLQRKWIVHHHNKHYRWWRNWLIVLVVYTAWISPYEFAFTKVNEFIPLFVVDNIVNVFFAVDMVLTFFVPYLDKTTYLLVDDVKKIAIRYISRCFILDLASTTPFQLIYIIFTGNRHSLSHKIFLLLNMLRLWRLRRVSDLFTRLEKDIRFSYFWTRSVKLICVTLFSVHIFSCFYYSLAVNYSGKRINEHTWVGYAKANRNISVGYVATIYWSVTTLTTVGYGDLHAVTMQEKVFTMFYMLFNLSLSAYLIGNITTLVVQTAPRTLMFRDTIHQASKFMAKHRLPEWLKDQMMANFRLRFKTRELQHEEALADFPKTLRSTIAHHLFLTTVENVYLFNGIPRDILLQFVAEMKAEYFPPKVDIILKNENPTDFYILVSGIVEIYTNVNGSEKLIAKQDTPNLIGEIGFMLNIPQPFGVRSKILCQLLRLSRHDFIQIVQTYFEDGKIMEENFLQHLKGLNQSMMEELTSIVHLPFLDENTDHEEKTESKNYFDAVFSHHNRTYLTQGERKEQKFPIQRRVTIHCYHPKEYEHEPCKLQYSPEKIGKLILLPNTVEELINIAEEKFGKANRSHVMDMDGSEIDDLDVVRDNDLLFVC from the exons ATGAGATTGCCATGCTTCCCAATGTCTATTGTTCAATGCTCTCTGGAGATGAACCTTGTTGGGTGCCTTCGATCTCGCGTGATGGTGTTTTGGTTGCGATGCCCTATGTCTAGCCAGGCTATGGGTCCCTCTCAGGGATTG ACTGTTCTGCGTCGCTTTCTCAGACCCATGTGGGAGGTTCCCCTGTCCCTTGTTGTTTTTGTGGATCTCAAGAAGAAGGGCTCTGTGTGGTCTTGGCAAAGTATGGCTATTTTGGAGAGGTTGTCCTCTACTCATTCCCCTTATTCTCTTGGCTCTACCTTGGCTAGAGTTTGCTCTCTATTGAAGATGGAGAGGATCTATTTGGATGTGAATGGTTTGTCCGGGCCCTATACCATTTCTTGTGAGGGAGTCTTTGTGTTTCTGAGGGATCTTCCTCTCAATCTTGAGACTGGGTTGGTCAAATTTTTCCCTATTCTAGTTTGCCCTCCTTCTATGGTGGAGGAGATTTTTCTTTGCTGGTCCATGACTATTTTATGGGTGTTTTTGATCTACTCTCTTTCCAGCCTATCTGAAGTGGCCCTTTCTCCCATAGAGGTGGAGATTTGGTGGTTGGCAGCAGTCGAGTTTCTGCTTGCTATGAGAGTGTCTTCGAGGCTGAAGTTTTGCCTTCTTtctattcctattgaggtggacctcTTCCCTATCGAGGTGGGGAGATGGTGGGAGAAGGTCTTTTGGGTGAGGATGTTGCTCGAGTTGCTAGTTGAGGCCACCTACCATTTCTTTCATGGTCAGGGCTTAGTTTTTTTTAACCATGCTTTTCAGTTTCTTCTGGG GCTGCTGGATGCTAGCAATTTTAAAGGGCCCAGCCTGGCCAatgttggtttttggttaagggttagttgtACTATTG CGACTACAAGTCCTGGAAAGATAATGGCAGGCAGAAGACGTTCAGGAgatttctttgattcaatttcaaGCGGCTTTCTACCAGCCTTGGGAAGCTTAGCTCATGACAGTAATAATCCTCATCTTCAAAGGAAATGGATCGTTCATCATCATAACAAGCATTACAG ATGGTGGCGAAACTGGCTGATTGTATTGGTGGTGTATACTGCGTGGATTTCACCATATGAGTTTGCATTTACCAAAGTGAATGAATTTATTCCATTGTTTGTGGTGGATAATATTGTCAATGTCTTCTTTGCAGTGGACATGGTCTTAACATTCTTTGTGCCATACCTTGACAAAACAACCTACTTGCTTGTGGACGATGTAAAGAAGATAGCTATTCG GTATATTTCGAGATGTTTTATATTGGATTTGGCTTCAACAACTCCATTTCAGCTTATTTATATAATTTTTACTGGTAATAGACACAGTTTAAGCCATAAAATATTTCTTCTCCTCAATATGTTGCGGCTATGGCGGTTGAGAAGAGTTAGCGATTTGTTTACCAG GCTTGAGAAAGACATACGGTTCAGTTATTTCTGGACTAGATCTGTAAAACTGATCTGC GTAACACTATTTTCTGTCCACATTTTTTCCTGCTTCTATTATTCTCTTGCAGTGAATTACTCGGGTAAAAGAATAAATGAACACACATGGGTTGGTTATGCTAAAGCTAATAGAAATATATCTGTGGGATACGTGGCTACCATATACTGGTCTGTCACCACTCTAACCACTGTTGGGTATGGAGATCTACATGCGGTGACCATGCAGGAGAAAGTGTTTACAATGTTTTACATGCTCTTCAATCTGAGTCTCAGCGCCTATTTGATAGGAAACATAACTACCCTTGTTGTACAAACTGCACCCAGAACCCTTATGTTt AGGGATACAATTCACCAAGCTTCAAAATTTATGGCCAAACACCGTTTACCAGAATGGTTGAAGGATCAAATGATGGCGAACTTCAGACTAAGATTTAAAACAAGAGAACTACAGCACGAAGAAGCTTTGGCAGATTTTCCTAAAACACTTCGCTCTACCATTGCCCATCATCTCTTTTTAACAACAGTTGAAAATGTTTATCTTTTTAATGGAATTCCTCGTGATATACTGCTGCAATTC GTTGCAGAGATGAAAGCAGAGTACTTTCCCCCAAAAGTGGACATCATTTTAAAGAATGAGAATCCCACTGATTTTTATATTTTGGTTTCAGGGATAGTG GAGATATACACAAATGTCAATGGAAGTGAAAAG CTTATAGCAAAACAAGACACCCCAAATTTGATTGGAGAGATTGGATTTATGTTAAATATCCCACAGCCTTTCGGCGTAAGAAGTAAGATACTTTGTCAGCTCCTTCGGTTGAGTCGCCATGATTTTATTCAAATTGTGCAGACATATTTTGAGGATGGAAAGATTATGGAGGAAAACTTCCTGCAG CATCTGAAAGGACTCAACCAGTCAATGATGGAAGAGTTAACATCCATAGTACACTTGCCATTTCTGGACGAGAATACAGATCATGAAGAGAAAACAGAGAGTAAAAATTATTTTGATGCAGTTTTCTCTCATCATAATCGAACTTACTTAACTCAGGGTGAAAGGAAAGAGCAAAAATTCCCCATACAGAGACGAGTGACAATACATTGCTATCATCCAAAGGAGTATGAGCATGAACCTTGCAAGTTACAGTATAGTCCAGAGAAGATTGGAAAATTAATTCTGTTACCTAATACAGTGGAGGAGCTTATCAACATAGCAG AGGAAAAATTTGGGAAGGCGAATAGGAGTCATGTCATGGACATGGATGGATCGGAGATCGATGATTTAGATGTGGTCAGAGATAACGATCTTCTATTTGTGTGCTAA